The Toxotes jaculatrix isolate fToxJac2 chromosome 14, fToxJac2.pri, whole genome shotgun sequence genome window below encodes:
- the opn4.1 gene encoding melanopsin-like, which yields MSHDHLTRPSSLCSVGENCSSLRTDHHHHVRKSKLLHLPGHAPTRHTHLQPHLFPTVDVPDHAHYIIGSVMLLVGVTGMLGNALVIYVFCRSRTLRSPSNILVVNLAAADFLMSLTQSPVFFVASLHCRWVFGELACELYAFCGALFGITSMMTLTAIAVDRCLVITRPLALLGGVSRRRVLGVVVVVWLYSLGWSLPPFFGWSAYVPEGLQTSCSWDYMSFTAAVRTYTILLFAFVFFVPLTIIAGCYFTIFRTVRQAAWEVEQLSCGETNKAYERLRNEWRIAKVALGVILLFIVSWSPYSVVALTATAGYAHLLTPYMNSVPAVIAKASAIHNPIIYAITHPKYRAAIGRYVPPLRAVLQLQEKDLRSSYSSSGASSRRATLTSQSSPGVRLSAGVQTNGRWGKSRLSSASDSESCWTESEADGSSAGSTAFNRQMFTDVTADIPNIKTTGTGLTATTAMVSQHTRQTVDSASPAAPDTDSLDEAVMEGKSLLLPL from the coding sequence ATGAGTCACGACCACCTGACCCgtccctcttctctctgctctgtgggaGAAAACTGCTCCTCCCTCCGGACTGACCACCATCACCATGTCAGGAAGTCAAAGTTGCTCCACCTGCCTGGCCACGCCCCCACACGCCACACTCACCTGCAGCCTCACCTGTTCCCCACCGTAGATGTCCCTGACCACGCCCACTACATTATTGGCTCTGTCATGCTGTTGGTGGGAGTGACAGGCATGCTGGGAAACGCTCTGGTCATTTACGTGTTCTGTCGCAGTCGGACACTGCGGTCGCCCAGTAACATACTGGTGGTCAACCTGGCGGCTGCCGACTTCCTCATGTCTCTGACACAGTCTCCAGTCTTCTTCGTGGCCAGTCTGCACTGTCGCTGGGTGTTCGGGGAGCTCGCCTGCGAGCTGTATGCCTTCTGCGGTGCTCTGTTTGGCATCACCTCTATGATGACACTGACGGCCATCGCTGTGGACCGCTGCCTCGTCATCACACGGCCGCTGGCCCTGCTGGGGGGGGTAAGTCGTCGGAGGGTGTtgggagtggtggtggtagtgtgGTTGTACTCACTGGGTTGGAGTCTGCCACCGTTCTTCGGGTGGAGTGCCTACGTCCCTGAAGGCCTGCAGACATCCTGTAGCTGGGACTACATGAGCTTTACGGCCGCTGTGCGTACCTACACCATCCTGCTGTTTGCCTTCGTCTTCTTCGTCCCACTCACCATCATCGCTGGCTGCTACTTCACCATCTTCCGGACGGTGCGGCAGGCGGCGtgggaggtggagcagctgagtTGTGGAGAGACCAACAAGGCATACGAGCGTCTGCGGAACGAGTGGCGGATAGCTAAAGTGGCTCTGGGCGTGATCCTGCTGTTCATCGTGTCCTGGTCTCCGTACTCTGTGGTCGCACTGACCGCCACCGCTGGCTACGCCCACCTGCTGACTCCCTACATGAACTCGGTGCCTGCCGTCATCGCCAAGGCCTCTGCCATCCACAACCCCATCATCTACGCCATCACACACCCAAAATACCGAGCCGCCATCGGCCGCTACGTCCCACCACTGCGCGCTGTCCTCCAGCTGCAGGAGAAGGACCTGCGCTCGTCTTACAGCTCCAGCGGCGCTTCATCTCGCCGAGCCACGCTCACCAGTCAGAGCTCGCCAGGAGTCCGGCTCAGCGCTGGCGTCCAGACCAACGGCCGCTGGGGGAAGAGCAGGTTGTCCTCCGCATCTGACAGCGAGTCCTGCTGGACAGAGAGTGAAGCTGACGGATCCAGTGCTGGATCAACAGCCTTCAACAgacagatgtttacagatgttaCTGCCGACATACCCAACATTAAGACCACCGGCACCGGACTCACCGCCACCACCGCCATGGTCAGCCAGCACACACGACAGACAGTTGACAGTGCCTCACCTGCAGCACCTGACACTGACTCGCTGGACGAGGCCGTGATGGAGGGAAagtctctgctgcttcctctgtgA